A window of Micrococcus endophyticus contains these coding sequences:
- a CDS encoding type II glyceraldehyde-3-phosphate dehydrogenase — MQGKIKVAVNGYGVIGKRVADAVRAQEDMALVGVSDVIADYRIATAAGKGIPVYASTEQALPVMADAGLPVVGGLHDLLENVDVVVDCTPAQVGAGNLELYRAHGVKSVFQGGEKHDLTGHSFVAHANYATALGRDSTRVVSCNTTATVRALTALKDVGLLSKARGVLIRRATDPWESDHSGIMNTIVPEGRIPSHQGPDAQSVVPDLDVVTMAAKGAHTQNHLHYWTIELTRPAEKQEVLEAFRAMPRIAFVRRSDGVVAVNSTVELMEDLGRPRGDMYEVALWEDILTVDGNELYYTYTVDNQAIVVPENIDAIRALTGTVDDGGESIRRTDRALGVRQDFVRSSVAAR, encoded by the coding sequence ATGCAGGGCAAGATCAAGGTCGCGGTGAACGGGTACGGGGTCATCGGCAAACGCGTCGCCGACGCGGTCCGGGCCCAGGAGGACATGGCGCTGGTCGGAGTCAGTGACGTCATCGCTGACTACCGGATCGCGACTGCGGCCGGGAAGGGCATCCCCGTCTACGCCTCTACCGAGCAGGCCCTACCGGTGATGGCGGATGCCGGCCTTCCCGTCGTCGGAGGCCTGCACGACCTGCTCGAGAACGTTGACGTCGTGGTGGACTGCACCCCGGCCCAGGTGGGCGCCGGCAACCTGGAGCTCTACCGTGCCCACGGGGTCAAATCCGTGTTCCAGGGCGGGGAGAAGCACGATCTCACCGGCCACTCCTTCGTCGCCCACGCCAACTACGCCACCGCCCTGGGCCGGGACAGCACCCGGGTGGTGTCCTGCAATACCACCGCCACCGTCCGGGCCCTTACCGCGCTGAAGGACGTCGGACTGCTGTCCAAGGCCCGGGGGGTGCTCATCCGCCGGGCCACCGATCCGTGGGAATCGGACCATTCCGGGATCATGAACACCATCGTCCCCGAGGGCCGAATCCCCAGCCATCAGGGGCCCGACGCCCAGTCGGTGGTCCCGGACCTGGACGTGGTCACCATGGCCGCCAAGGGAGCCCACACTCAGAACCACCTGCACTACTGGACGATCGAGCTCACCCGCCCGGCCGAGAAGCAGGAGGTGTTGGAGGCGTTCCGGGCGATGCCGCGGATCGCCTTCGTCCGGCGCTCGGACGGCGTCGTGGCGGTCAATAGCACCGTGGAACTCATGGAGGACCTGGGCCGGCCCCGGGGTGATATGTATGAGGTGGCCCTCTGGGAAGACATCCTCACCGTGGACGGCAACGAGCTGTACTACACCTACACGGTGGACAACCAGGCGATCGTCGTCCCCGAGAACATCGACGCGATCCGGGCCCTCACCGGAACCGTCGACGACGGCGGCGAGTCCATCCGGCGCACCGACCGCGCCTTGGGGGTGCGCCAGGACTTCGTGCGCTCCTCGGTGGCTGCCCGTTGA
- a CDS encoding DUF305 domain-containing protein: MKRTMTLTALALASALTLTACGTGAQDENAGAEASATATSSAPAATPAATATATPSTTATGSAEEVSAEHNDADVMFAQMMIPHHQQAVEMSEMLLAKDDVPAEVAAFAQKVIDAQGPEIKRMNSMLTAWGQDPVDTDGMDGMEGMDHGGMSGMMSEEDMTALDQAQGTEAARLYLEQMTAHHKGAVDMAKDEAKDGQNPQAVQLAEQVIADQEAEITEMQQMLDKL; this comes from the coding sequence ATGAAACGCACCATGACGCTGACCGCCCTGGCCCTGGCCTCCGCCCTGACCTTGACCGCCTGCGGCACCGGCGCCCAGGACGAGAACGCCGGCGCTGAGGCCTCGGCCACTGCGACCAGCTCCGCCCCGGCCGCCACCCCTGCGGCCACGGCCACCGCGACACCGTCCACCACGGCGACCGGTTCGGCTGAGGAGGTCTCCGCCGAGCACAACGACGCGGACGTGATGTTCGCCCAAATGATGATCCCGCACCACCAGCAGGCCGTTGAGATGAGCGAGATGCTGCTGGCCAAGGATGACGTCCCGGCGGAGGTGGCCGCGTTCGCCCAGAAGGTCATCGACGCCCAGGGGCCGGAGATCAAGCGCATGAACTCCATGCTCACCGCCTGGGGCCAAGACCCCGTGGACACGGACGGCATGGACGGTATGGAGGGCATGGACCACGGCGGGATGTCCGGGATGATGTCCGAGGAGGACATGACCGCCCTCGACCAGGCCCAGGGCACCGAGGCCGCCCGGTTGTACCTGGAGCAGATGACCGCCCACCACAAGGGCGCCGTGGACATGGCCAAGGACGAGGCCAAGGACGGCCAAAACCCGCAGGCCGTGCAGCTCGCCGAGCAGGTCATCGCCGACCAGGAGGCCGAGATCACCGAAATGCAACAGATGCTCGACAAGCTCTGA
- a CDS encoding copper-translocating P-type ATPase: protein MSTPHHHDHPTDQTAEHPDPNPHAGHANHTDHAAHHPADAATHGQAMPQGHAHSALDEDHQVHDHGQHAGHSTAMFKNRFWVSLVLSIPVVFFSHMVGQLLGYHVPEFPGSAWIAPVLGTVIYLYGGMPFLKGGLTELRARQPGMMLLIAMAITVAFVASWVTTLGIGDLMLDFWWELALLVVIMLLGHWMEMRALGAASSALDALAALLPEEAEKVVDGDTITVPITELAVGDVVLVRAGARVPADGTILEGAAEFDEAMITGESKPVLRQAGDTVVAGTVATDNTVRVKVAAVGTDTTLAGIQRMVADAQESSSRAQALADRAAALLFWFALVAAIITAIVWTAIGQPTDAVTRTVTVLVIACPHALGLAIPLVIALSTEKAAKSGVLIKDRMALERMRTIDVVLFDKTGTLTEGAHVVTAVTAMPGVSEAELLAVAAAAEADSEHPVARAIVTAAGQHPQASTLRKRGTDFSAAMGRGVRATVDGSEILVGGPNMLRELNLTMPAEITEHTASWTARGAGVLHVLREGSVIGAVAVEDKVRPESRAAVAALHARGIKVAMITGDARQVAEAVGADLGIDEVFAEVLPQDKDTKVTELQSRGLSVAMVGDGVNDAPALARAEVGIAIGAGTDVAMESAGVVLASNDPRAVLSMIELSQASYTKMIQNLVWATGYNVLAVPLAAGVLAPIGFVLSPAVGAILMSASTIVVALNAQLLRRINLDPGHLAPLGAPRPEAALQPATS from the coding sequence ATGAGCACCCCGCACCACCACGATCACCCCACCGACCAGACCGCCGAACACCCAGACCCGAACCCCCACGCCGGCCACGCCAACCACACCGACCATGCCGCCCACCACCCCGCGGACGCGGCCACCCACGGGCAGGCCATGCCCCAGGGTCACGCCCACTCGGCCCTGGACGAGGACCACCAGGTCCACGACCACGGTCAGCACGCCGGGCATTCCACCGCGATGTTCAAGAACCGGTTCTGGGTCTCACTGGTGCTCTCCATCCCGGTGGTGTTCTTCAGCCACATGGTCGGGCAGCTGCTGGGCTACCACGTCCCCGAGTTCCCGGGCTCGGCGTGGATCGCCCCGGTGCTGGGCACCGTGATCTACCTCTATGGCGGCATGCCCTTCCTGAAGGGCGGGCTGACCGAGTTGCGCGCCCGCCAGCCCGGGATGATGCTGCTGATCGCGATGGCCATCACGGTGGCCTTCGTCGCCTCCTGGGTCACGACCCTGGGCATCGGGGACCTGATGCTGGACTTCTGGTGGGAGCTGGCGCTGCTGGTGGTCATCATGCTACTGGGCCACTGGATGGAGATGCGCGCCCTGGGCGCGGCCTCCTCCGCCTTGGACGCGCTGGCGGCGCTGCTGCCGGAGGAGGCCGAGAAGGTCGTGGACGGTGACACCATCACCGTGCCGATCACCGAGTTGGCCGTGGGCGATGTGGTGCTAGTGCGGGCCGGGGCCCGGGTGCCGGCCGACGGGACCATCCTCGAGGGCGCCGCGGAGTTCGACGAGGCGATGATCACCGGCGAGTCGAAGCCCGTGCTGCGCCAGGCCGGGGACACGGTGGTCGCTGGGACCGTGGCCACCGACAACACCGTGCGGGTGAAGGTGGCCGCCGTCGGGACCGACACGACCCTGGCCGGGATCCAGCGGATGGTCGCCGACGCCCAGGAGTCCTCCTCCCGGGCCCAGGCGTTGGCGGACCGGGCGGCGGCCCTGCTGTTCTGGTTCGCCCTGGTTGCGGCGATCATCACCGCGATCGTGTGGACCGCGATCGGCCAGCCCACCGACGCGGTCACCCGCACCGTGACCGTGCTGGTCATCGCCTGCCCGCACGCCCTGGGCCTGGCCATCCCGCTGGTGATCGCCCTCTCCACGGAGAAGGCCGCCAAGTCCGGGGTCCTGATCAAGGACCGGATGGCCCTGGAGCGGATGCGCACCATCGACGTGGTCCTGTTCGACAAGACCGGCACCCTGACCGAGGGCGCCCACGTCGTCACCGCCGTCACCGCGATGCCCGGCGTGTCCGAGGCAGAACTGCTGGCGGTGGCCGCCGCGGCCGAGGCTGACAGCGAGCACCCCGTGGCCCGGGCCATCGTCACCGCCGCCGGGCAGCACCCGCAGGCCAGCACGTTGCGCAAGCGCGGCACGGACTTCAGTGCTGCCATGGGCCGCGGGGTGCGCGCCACCGTGGACGGCTCCGAGATCCTCGTCGGGGGCCCGAACATGCTGCGCGAGCTTAACCTGACCATGCCGGCGGAGATCACTGAGCACACCGCCTCCTGGACCGCGCGCGGGGCCGGGGTGTTGCACGTGCTGCGCGAGGGGTCCGTTATCGGCGCGGTCGCCGTGGAGGACAAGGTCCGCCCCGAGTCCCGGGCCGCCGTGGCCGCCCTGCACGCCCGCGGCATCAAGGTCGCGATGATCACCGGCGATGCCCGCCAGGTCGCCGAGGCCGTCGGGGCGGACCTGGGCATCGACGAGGTCTTCGCCGAGGTCCTCCCCCAGGACAAGGACACCAAGGTCACCGAGTTGCAGTCCCGGGGACTGTCCGTGGCCATGGTGGGCGACGGCGTCAACGACGCCCCGGCACTGGCGCGGGCCGAGGTCGGCATCGCCATCGGCGCCGGCACCGACGTGGCCATGGAGTCCGCCGGCGTTGTGCTGGCCAGCAACGACCCCCGCGCGGTGCTGTCGATGATCGAGCTCTCCCAGGCCAGCTACACCAAGATGATCCAGAACCTGGTGTGGGCCACCGGCTACAACGTGCTCGCCGTGCCGCTGGCCGCCGGCGTGCTCGCCCCGATCGGGTTCGTGCTCTCCCCCGCGGTGGGCGCGATCCTGATGTCCGCCTCCACCATCGTGGTCGCCCTCAACGCCCAACTGCTGCGCCGGATCAACCTGGACCCGGGCCACCTGGCCCCCCTCGGCGCCCCCCGGCCGGAGGCTGCCCTTCAACCCGCGACCTCCTGA
- a CDS encoding heavy-metal-associated domain-containing protein — MTESARTPLPGATNGCSCCAPAADATAPAGHQSADPTGTSAGAATYQVEGMTCGHCVGSVAEAVSALDGVDDVRIELVAGGASPVTVTGPASADSVRTAIEAAGYRVRI, encoded by the coding sequence ATGACCGAATCCGCCCGCACCCCGCTGCCGGGGGCCACCAACGGCTGCTCGTGCTGCGCCCCAGCCGCCGACGCCACCGCCCCCGCCGGGCACCAGAGTGCCGACCCAACCGGGACGAGCGCCGGTGCCGCGACCTACCAGGTGGAGGGCATGACCTGCGGACACTGCGTGGGCTCCGTCGCCGAGGCCGTGAGCGCCCTGGACGGGGTGGACGATGTCCGGATCGAACTGGTCGCCGGCGGGGCCTCCCCCGTCACCGTGACCGGGCCCGCCTCCGCGGACTCCGTGCGGACGGCCATCGAAGCGGCCGGCTACCGCGTCCGGATCTAA
- a CDS encoding HAMP domain-containing sensor histidine kinase, translating to MTGRRRYQGLAARFFLSQLLVVGASVLAAVVVASLAGPPLFHEHLEQAGAGHDAAQMLHVEQAYRDANFWTLGVALATALLCCLSLTWHVARRIQSPINALTQAAKAMAGGRYDTRVPAMGAGTEVEELAGSFNTMAARLQRTEDTRRRMLSDLAHELRTPVSVLTVYHEALQDGVSHWDEPTGELMGEQLARLTRLVEDINDVSRAEEGRIELDRSPQGVSGLLHAATEAHKEAYATKGVALTMDADPGLAVDVDRQRMGQVLGNLLTNALRHTPAGGRVTLEARQSPSGVTLSVTDTGEGISPEHLPHVFERFYRGDTARDRDHGGSGVGLAISRALIQAHGGTLSATSTTAGATFTIDMPTKQPPDQPTYRRTRSSTVNTGAPPLE from the coding sequence ATGACCGGCCGGCGGCGCTACCAAGGATTAGCGGCCCGGTTCTTCCTCTCCCAGCTGCTGGTGGTGGGGGCCAGCGTGCTGGCCGCGGTGGTGGTGGCCTCCCTGGCCGGCCCACCACTGTTCCACGAGCACCTGGAACAGGCCGGGGCCGGACACGATGCAGCCCAGATGCTGCACGTGGAGCAGGCCTACCGGGACGCCAATTTCTGGACCCTGGGCGTGGCCCTGGCCACGGCCTTGCTCTGTTGTCTGTCATTGACCTGGCATGTCGCCCGCCGGATCCAGAGTCCGATCAACGCCCTGACCCAGGCGGCCAAGGCCATGGCCGGTGGACGGTACGACACCCGCGTGCCGGCCATGGGCGCCGGCACCGAGGTGGAGGAGCTGGCAGGGTCTTTCAACACCATGGCCGCACGGCTTCAGCGCACCGAGGACACCCGTCGACGGATGCTCTCGGACCTGGCCCACGAGCTGCGCACCCCCGTCTCCGTGCTGACCGTCTACCACGAGGCCCTGCAAGACGGGGTGTCCCACTGGGACGAGCCCACCGGTGAGCTGATGGGCGAGCAGCTGGCCCGGTTGACCCGGTTGGTGGAGGACATCAACGACGTCTCCCGCGCCGAGGAGGGCCGGATCGAACTGGACCGCAGCCCCCAAGGGGTCAGCGGGCTGCTGCATGCCGCGACCGAGGCCCACAAGGAGGCCTACGCCACCAAGGGCGTGGCCCTGACCATGGACGCCGATCCGGGCCTGGCCGTGGACGTGGACCGCCAGCGCATGGGCCAGGTCCTGGGCAACCTGCTCACCAACGCCCTGCGCCACACCCCGGCCGGGGGCCGGGTCACCCTCGAGGCCCGACAAAGCCCGTCCGGGGTCACGCTCAGCGTCACCGACACCGGGGAGGGGATCTCTCCCGAGCACCTGCCGCACGTCTTCGAACGCTTCTACCGCGGGGACACCGCCCGCGACCGTGACCACGGCGGCTCCGGGGTCGGCCTGGCCATCTCCCGAGCTCTCATCCAGGCCCACGGCGGCACCTTGAGCGCCACCTCCACCACGGCCGGGGCGACGTTCACCATCGACATGCCCACCAAGCAGCCCCCCGACCAGCCCACCTACCGGCGCACCCGTTCATCCACCGTGAACACCGGCGCTCCACCCCTTGAATGA
- a CDS encoding response regulator transcription factor gives MNSGTGTGTDTGTGPAAGRVLVVDDEKPLARMVATYLERAGYEVALTHTGPAAVQAARVHEPDVMVLDLGLPGLDGIEVCRRVRAFSECYVLMLTARGDEHHRLEGLAVGADDYITKPFSVRELVARVGAVMRRPRTTVSAPEPERVCGDLVIDLAAHEARVSGQVVQLTRTEFDLLAALSGRPHQAFSRRQLIDIVWDPAWVGDERLVDVHIKNLRRKLDADPARYIDTVRGVGYRMAEQ, from the coding sequence ATGAACTCTGGCACTGGCACTGGGACTGACACTGGGACTGGTCCGGCGGCCGGCCGGGTGTTGGTGGTCGATGACGAGAAGCCGCTGGCGCGCATGGTGGCCACCTACCTGGAGCGGGCCGGCTACGAGGTGGCCCTCACCCACACCGGCCCGGCCGCAGTGCAGGCCGCCCGGGTTCACGAGCCCGACGTGATGGTCCTGGACCTGGGCCTGCCCGGGCTGGACGGGATCGAGGTGTGCCGGCGGGTGCGGGCCTTCTCCGAGTGCTATGTGCTGATGCTCACCGCCCGCGGCGATGAGCACCACCGGTTGGAGGGATTGGCGGTGGGGGCCGATGACTACATCACCAAACCCTTCAGCGTCCGGGAGCTGGTCGCCCGGGTGGGGGCGGTCATGCGCCGGCCGCGCACAACGGTGTCAGCCCCCGAACCGGAACGGGTCTGCGGTGACCTGGTCATCGACCTGGCCGCCCACGAGGCCCGCGTGTCGGGCCAGGTGGTGCAACTAACGCGCACGGAGTTCGACCTGCTGGCCGCCTTGTCGGGGCGCCCGCACCAGGCCTTCTCCCGGCGCCAGCTGATCGATATCGTCTGGGACCCGGCCTGGGTGGGCGATGAACGGCTCGTGGACGTGCACATCAAGAACCTGCGCCGCAAGCTCGACGCGGACCCGGCCCGCTATATCGACACCGTCCGCGGGGTCGGCTACCGGATGGCGGAGCAATGA
- a CDS encoding F510_1955 family glycosylhydrolase produces MTPLTRRTLIAGGLTLLGAGTLTACAAPNPATSPAAGTGTQGTGTAITHVHALTRDPESGEVLLATHQGLFRLQDGELTQVGPVVDFMGFTLTPEGRYLASGHPAPGTDLPEPLGLAESTDRGQSWTVLSRGGASDFHALAAGPNGVLGFDGQLRASTDGLTWQSLEIPVAPASLAISPQTGTVLATTETGMLRSTDHGATWTTLDTPQLMHLVAWADDTTAVGAGTEGHLLTSTDAGDTWTASDRPVGTATALGAGITDDGQTEALLVVGSTVLSTTDGGNTTESLL; encoded by the coding sequence ATGACCCCCCTGACCCGCAGAACCCTGATCGCCGGCGGGCTGACCCTGCTCGGCGCTGGCACCCTCACCGCCTGCGCCGCGCCGAACCCCGCGACATCCCCGGCGGCCGGCACCGGCACGCAGGGCACCGGCACGGCCATCACCCACGTCCATGCCCTCACCCGGGACCCCGAGTCCGGTGAGGTGCTGCTGGCCACCCACCAGGGCCTGTTCCGGCTCCAGGACGGGGAGCTGACCCAGGTCGGTCCGGTCGTGGACTTCATGGGCTTCACCCTGACTCCCGAGGGCCGTTATCTGGCCTCCGGTCACCCCGCGCCGGGCACCGACCTGCCCGAGCCGCTGGGCCTGGCCGAGTCCACCGACCGGGGCCAGAGCTGGACGGTGCTCTCCCGCGGCGGCGCATCCGATTTCCACGCCCTGGCCGCCGGCCCGAACGGGGTCCTCGGCTTCGATGGGCAACTGCGCGCCAGCACCGACGGCCTCACCTGGCAGAGCCTTGAGATCCCCGTTGCCCCGGCATCGCTGGCGATCTCCCCCCAAACCGGGACCGTGCTGGCCACCACCGAAACCGGCATGTTGCGCTCGACCGACCACGGCGCGACCTGGACCACCCTGGACACCCCCCAGCTGATGCACCTGGTCGCCTGGGCCGATGACACCACCGCCGTGGGCGCCGGCACCGAGGGACACCTGCTGACCAGCACCGACGCCGGCGACACCTGGACCGCCAGCGACCGCCCGGTCGGCACGGCCACCGCCCTGGGAGCGGGCATCACCGACGACGGGCAGACCGAAGCACTGCTGGTCGTCGGCTCGACCGTGCTGTCCACCACGGACGGCGGGAACACCACCGAATCGCTGCTGTGA
- a CDS encoding IS3 family transposase (programmed frameshift) — MPKKYTPELRERAVRMVLERQAAEGGPRSHSIRAIAPQVGVGEETLRMWCNRHGHEVAPVPAGESPAEEIRRLKRELAEARRANEILKAASGFFRQGTRPPHDEMIRFIDEHRDRFGVEAICRTLGATARGFITSRGYRAAKRRPASERALRDELLIEELERIHAENYSVYGVRKMHQAMARAGWQIGRDQTARLMRAAGLQGVRRGRKPITTRPACEPDARPDLVERRFAAERPHQLWVADITHVRILGGFCYVAFITDVFTRRIVGWAVSASLHTQGLPLLALEHALLSTGASRGREGLVHHSDRGAQYVSLAYSDALIAAGVSASVGTVGDSYDNALAETVNGLYKAELIHSKRVWESVEEVELATMGWVHWWNTARLHEALGYCTPAEVEATYTHDQDSAPVAS; from the exons ATGCCCAAGAAGTACACCCCCGAGCTGCGTGAGCGCGCCGTGCGGATGGTCCTGGAACGCCAAGCCGCTGAGGGAGGCCCGCGTTCGCATTCCATCCGAGCCATCGCCCCGCAGGTCGGAGTCGGTGAAGAGACGCTGCGGATGTGGTGCAACCGCCACGGCCACGAGGTAGCACCGGTGCCTGCTGGCGAGAGTCCGGCGGAGGAGATCCGCAGGCTCAAGCGAGAGCTCGCCGAGGCCCGCCGGGCAAACGAAATCCTCAAGGCCGCCTCGG GCTTTTTTCGCCAGGGAACTCGACCGCCCCACGACGAGATGATCCGGTTCATCGACGAACACCGCGATCGTTTCGGGGTCGAGGCCATCTGCCGCACCCTTGGTGCGACAGCGCGTGGGTTCATCACCTCTCGCGGCTACCGCGCCGCGAAGAGACGGCCTGCCTCCGAGAGGGCTCTGCGAGACGAGCTCCTCATCGAGGAGCTCGAGCGGATCCACGCGGAGAACTACAGCGTCTACGGGGTCCGGAAGATGCACCAGGCGATGGCCCGGGCCGGCTGGCAAATCGGGCGCGACCAGACCGCCCGGCTCATGCGGGCCGCCGGTCTGCAGGGAGTGCGGCGGGGCCGCAAGCCAATCACCACGCGACCGGCATGTGAACCGGATGCTCGTCCTGATCTCGTTGAGCGCCGATTCGCCGCTGAGCGTCCTCACCAGCTGTGGGTCGCTGACATCACCCATGTGCGTATTCTCGGCGGGTTCTGCTACGTCGCGTTCATCACCGACGTCTTCACCCGCCGGATCGTGGGGTGGGCCGTGTCAGCCAGTCTGCATACCCAGGGGCTGCCGCTGCTGGCCCTTGAACATGCCCTCCTGAGCACTGGTGCCAGCCGGGGCCGGGAAGGCCTCGTCCACCACTCAGACCGAGGCGCCCAGTACGTCAGCTTGGCCTATTCGGACGCGCTGATCGCCGCGGGGGTGAGCGCTTCGGTGGGCACCGTGGGCGACTCCTATGACAACGCCCTCGCCGAGACCGTGAACGGCCTCTACAAGGCCGAGCTCATCCATTCCAAGCGGGTGTGGGAGTCCGTCGAAGAGGTGGAACTGGCCACGATGGGGTGGGTGCACTGGTGGAACACTGCCCGCCTCCACGAGGCCCTCGGGTACTGCACTCCCGCGGAGGTCGAGGCGACCTACACTCACGACCAGGACTCAGCGCCCG